One Thermoflexus hugenholtzii JAD2 DNA window includes the following coding sequences:
- a CDS encoding PrsW family intramembrane metalloprotease yields MIAALGIAMVGALIPTVLFAGLLWWFDRYEKEPLTLMGAATLWGSLAMMAVTLLRPLALAGGAALFDPLWAGTWGNALMLPALEEVIKALFLAGFFLLYAREIDSLYDGFLYGALTGFAFAAADTIVGAPARGWSLEGAFGRTLVLGLAHAFFTGWIGLGLAAGRLSRSPTRPAWPLLGLVAAIAFHSLRELAIVPTLWNPGLAGVRALINALGVLLLIGIVIYGMGRERTWIARYLAEEVSTGVLPTALYEVLRSPGGWLTYRWGPLLRGDTAAWRRRGQQLQLAAELAFRKHQQAALGEARWESEIQRLRELLRRLTE; encoded by the coding sequence ATGATCGCAGCGCTGGGGATCGCGATGGTCGGGGCGCTGATCCCTACCGTCCTGTTCGCAGGGCTGTTATGGTGGTTCGACCGCTATGAGAAGGAGCCGCTAACCCTGATGGGGGCCGCCACCCTCTGGGGCAGTCTGGCCATGATGGCGGTGACCCTGCTGCGGCCGCTGGCCCTCGCCGGGGGCGCGGCCCTGTTCGATCCGCTGTGGGCGGGGACCTGGGGGAACGCCCTCATGTTGCCAGCCCTGGAGGAGGTGATCAAAGCCCTCTTCCTGGCCGGGTTCTTCCTCCTGTATGCCCGGGAGATCGACAGCCTCTACGACGGCTTCCTCTACGGGGCCCTGACCGGCTTCGCCTTCGCCGCTGCGGACACTATCGTGGGGGCGCCGGCCCGGGGCTGGAGCCTGGAGGGGGCTTTCGGGCGGACGCTGGTGCTGGGCTTGGCCCACGCCTTCTTTACGGGATGGATCGGCCTGGGGCTGGCGGCGGGCCGACTGAGCCGGAGCCCGACGCGGCCGGCATGGCCCCTCCTGGGCCTCGTGGCCGCCATCGCCTTCCACAGCCTGCGGGAGCTGGCCATCGTGCCCACCCTCTGGAACCCGGGTCTGGCCGGTGTGCGGGCCCTGATCAACGCCCTGGGCGTCCTGCTGCTGATCGGCATCGTGATCTACGGGATGGGCCGGGAGCGGACCTGGATCGCCCGCTACCTGGCGGAGGAGGTCTCCACGGGCGTTCTCCCGACGGCCCTGTATGAGGTCCTCCGTTCGCCGGGGGGCTGGCTGACCTATCGGTGGGGTCCGCTCCTCCGGGGCGACACGGCGGCCTGGCGGCGGCGCGGACAGCAGCTCCAGCTCGCCGCTGAGCTGGCCTTCCGCAAGCACCAGCAGGCCGCCCTGGGCGAGGCCCGCTGGGAAAGCGAGATCCAGCGCCTGCGCGAGCTCCTGCGCCGCCTGACGGAGTAA
- a CDS encoding PrsW family intramembrane metalloprotease: MESQGGFPLIALCLAPVLAFGPMILYAAFAWWFDRFEKEPLWLIAAAFLWGSVPTVLLSLCAQVPAVAVFQAALGQSAGGAMSAILVAPFTEELFKGLFVFLLFLLYRREIDSLYDGFLYGSLVGFGFAATENVFYFLGAASAGGLGGMFGNFIARAFLFGLNHAAFTALTGLGFAAARLSTSALVRLTAPVLGLGGAMAFHALHNAVATLTEATQSPLVCLLWVPFDWAGALLIFAIALYGLTRERRWLRQYLREEVEAGVLPEALYRQSASILGRIGMRWGALLRGDMDTFRRLGWIYALATELAFRKHQRIALGEARWEPEIQRLREALRQAVGPAGTG, translated from the coding sequence ATGGAGAGCCAGGGAGGATTCCCGCTCATCGCCCTGTGTCTGGCGCCCGTGCTGGCCTTCGGGCCGATGATCCTCTATGCGGCCTTCGCCTGGTGGTTCGACCGCTTCGAGAAGGAGCCCCTCTGGCTGATCGCCGCCGCCTTCCTGTGGGGCAGCGTCCCTACGGTCTTGCTTTCCCTGTGTGCCCAGGTCCCGGCCGTCGCCGTCTTCCAGGCCGCGCTGGGGCAGAGCGCGGGAGGCGCCATGAGCGCCATCCTCGTCGCGCCCTTCACGGAGGAGCTCTTCAAGGGGCTTTTCGTTTTTTTGCTCTTTTTGCTCTACCGCCGGGAGATCGACAGCCTCTACGACGGCTTCCTCTACGGCTCCCTGGTGGGCTTCGGCTTCGCCGCCACAGAAAACGTCTTCTATTTTCTGGGCGCGGCCTCTGCGGGCGGGCTGGGGGGGATGTTCGGCAACTTCATCGCTCGGGCCTTCCTCTTCGGCCTGAACCACGCGGCCTTCACCGCCCTCACCGGCCTGGGGTTCGCCGCCGCCCGGCTGTCGACCTCGGCCCTGGTCCGCCTGACCGCCCCCGTCCTGGGCCTGGGCGGGGCCATGGCCTTCCACGCCCTGCACAACGCCGTGGCCACCCTGACCGAAGCCACTCAGTCCCCGCTGGTCTGCCTGCTCTGGGTTCCCTTCGATTGGGCGGGGGCGCTGCTGATCTTCGCCATCGCCCTCTACGGACTCACCCGGGAGCGGCGCTGGCTGCGGCAGTATCTGCGGGAGGAGGTGGAGGCAGGGGTGCTGCCGGAGGCCCTCTACCGGCAATCCGCCTCGATCCTCGGACGGATCGGCATGCGCTGGGGGGCGCTGCTGCGAGGGGATATGGATACCTTCCGACGGCTGGGGTGGATCTACGCCCTGGCGACGGAGCTGGCCTTCCGCAAGCACCAGCGGATCGCCCTGGGGGAGGCCCGCTGGGAGCCGGAGATCCAGCGCCTGCGGGAAGCGCTGCGTCAGGCCGTTGGTCCCGCCGGCACCGGATAA
- the aroQ gene encoding type II 3-dehydroquinate dehydratase gives MNVLVLHGPNLNLLGTREPHIYGTMTLEEINARLEEWAAAHGVTLRIIQSNHEGVLIDAIHQARGWADAILINPGALHIYGYALREALAAVNLPAVEVHLSNVHAREEWRRLSVIAPVCKGVIQGFGWRSYLLGLEALYALHQERAAQGRA, from the coding sequence ATGAACGTGCTGGTGCTGCATGGGCCCAACCTCAACCTGCTGGGGACGCGGGAGCCCCACATTTACGGGACGATGACCTTGGAGGAGATCAACGCCCGGCTGGAGGAATGGGCGGCCGCCCACGGCGTCACCCTGCGCATCATCCAGTCCAACCACGAGGGGGTCTTAATCGACGCCATCCACCAGGCCCGAGGCTGGGCGGACGCCATTCTCATCAACCCCGGCGCTCTGCACATCTACGGCTACGCCTTGCGGGAGGCCCTGGCCGCCGTGAACCTGCCCGCTGTGGAGGTTCATCTCTCCAACGTCCACGCCCGGGAGGAATGGCGCCGGCTCTCGGTGATCGCCCCGGTCTGTAAGGGGGTGATCCAGGGCTTCGGCTGGCGCAGCTACCTGCTGGGCCTGGAAGCGCTATACGCCCTCCATCAGGAGCGCGCCGCGCAGGGCCGGGCGTAG
- a CDS encoding BTAD domain-containing putative transcriptional regulator: MEAGRAPAIFRIRPQLIQRVQEGLQQGTVWIAAPPGYGKSTLLRSLELHLPGSRYLGLMPSAIDPDCLREVLAPLQGARIRLLDDVHLLADGPEALGVLQTAIARTPERWVVAGRWIPEPLGGGPFPQTWLTEAELAFSVDEVAAALGVDPGTAAQVHRRTRGWPMAIALLAQPDVDRPLPERWPEAQDRLFEELARSLIRTLPEPLRAFLFRTAIPLWFNGALADALLEDRSDLLPQLPRLLQEVQRRRLFLESAGSPDRWRYHELFREFLLRHIPEPLPPLFARAVAWFEAQGDIEMAIEHALAGGLDAEAVRLLRALPDAFIWDRGRRRTFRRWVLALPEPARREAPDLMLRLGKELHRGGHWEEGRALLREVLAWAEQQGDPALRDQASLMLASALYIEGRFGESLAWSMQGLGQARSPDLRMRLLKTAADACTGLGRLREARRLYQEAMALAEALGDPHYPVFLRHNQAVGVEIPAGRFEAARALLSANAPYYAERPAQQITHRMGWALLAVETGAWAELEGILREIEALAREVEEGQASNDFWFWWCRAMGAIGQKRWDAAAQALARAGDLARGHPERVGALAQAQAWQARRQGQPEEALRIAEQALPRLEGAPLARGLVALERDLAAWALGRAESHPAVGALIAARAGAAFLRLRALRALQAYAAGDPRWRRHLHAALRQIRQEDRLSAQDPELGTAFWLLCLQEGIHEAEAIRALGRLRPLVELGALLRHPRENVRRVAAQALAATGEEAAMPLLQDALRRERHPRVHQALTAALQALESLPPPPLEIRLLGRFEVRRGGQLLPESVWPRPAVARLLQYFALHRRQWLSRERILEDLWPERDPENAEEIFRRLFSWLHQVLEPAMRSKGPFRYFASAGETLRFDPHNVVRVDVEQMEAEIRRALAARPMHREAWAALAARLEEWPLLLPEVSYDAWLIPHQERWRSLRTEAAQALAEDALVLQEPAEALRWAERAVEEAPWLEEGYQVLMRAWSRLGQRARALRVYEEAVEALRGELQAPPSPLTRWLAERLRRGEPI; this comes from the coding sequence ATGGAAGCGGGCAGAGCTCCCGCGATCTTCCGGATCCGCCCGCAGCTCATTCAGCGGGTTCAGGAGGGGTTGCAACAGGGGACGGTGTGGATCGCCGCGCCGCCCGGCTACGGCAAGAGCACGCTCCTGCGCTCCCTGGAACTCCATCTCCCCGGCAGCCGCTATCTGGGCCTCATGCCATCCGCCATCGACCCGGATTGCCTCCGGGAAGTCCTTGCGCCCCTTCAGGGAGCCCGCATTCGGCTCCTGGACGACGTCCATCTCCTCGCCGACGGCCCGGAGGCGCTGGGTGTGTTGCAAACGGCCATCGCCCGGACCCCGGAACGCTGGGTGGTTGCCGGGCGGTGGATCCCGGAGCCGCTGGGCGGAGGCCCGTTTCCGCAAACATGGCTGACGGAGGCAGAGCTGGCCTTCTCCGTCGACGAGGTGGCGGCGGCCCTCGGGGTGGACCCCGGGACGGCCGCCCAGGTGCACCGCCGGACCCGGGGCTGGCCCATGGCCATCGCCCTGCTCGCCCAGCCTGACGTCGACCGCCCTCTCCCGGAGCGGTGGCCGGAGGCCCAGGATCGGCTTTTTGAGGAGCTGGCCCGCTCGTTGATCCGAACCCTCCCCGAGCCGCTGCGCGCCTTCCTGTTCCGCACTGCGATCCCGCTGTGGTTCAACGGAGCCCTGGCCGACGCCCTCCTGGAAGATCGTTCGGATCTCCTGCCCCAGCTGCCCCGCCTGCTGCAGGAGGTCCAGCGGCGCCGGCTGTTCCTGGAGTCCGCCGGATCCCCGGATCGCTGGCGCTACCACGAGCTGTTCCGGGAGTTCCTGCTCCGGCACATCCCGGAGCCGCTCCCGCCCCTTTTCGCCCGCGCCGTCGCCTGGTTCGAAGCCCAGGGCGACATAGAGATGGCCATCGAGCACGCCCTGGCCGGCGGGCTGGACGCCGAAGCGGTCCGGCTGCTGCGGGCCCTGCCGGACGCCTTCATCTGGGATCGAGGGCGGCGGCGGACGTTCCGGCGCTGGGTGCTGGCCCTCCCCGAGCCCGCGCGCCGGGAGGCGCCAGATCTCATGCTCCGCCTGGGCAAGGAGCTTCATCGGGGCGGCCACTGGGAGGAAGGCCGCGCCCTCCTCCGGGAGGTGCTGGCCTGGGCGGAGCAACAGGGCGATCCGGCGTTGCGGGATCAGGCCTCGCTGATGCTGGCCTCCGCGCTCTACATCGAGGGCCGCTTCGGGGAGAGCCTGGCCTGGAGCATGCAGGGGCTGGGGCAGGCGCGCTCCCCGGACCTGCGCATGCGGCTGCTCAAAACCGCCGCCGACGCCTGCACCGGCCTGGGCCGTCTGCGCGAAGCCCGGCGCCTCTATCAGGAGGCGATGGCCCTGGCAGAGGCGCTGGGGGATCCCCACTACCCGGTATTCCTCCGCCACAATCAGGCGGTGGGCGTGGAGATCCCTGCGGGGCGCTTCGAGGCGGCCCGGGCGCTGCTTTCCGCCAACGCCCCGTATTACGCGGAGCGGCCCGCCCAGCAGATCACCCATCGGATGGGCTGGGCGCTGCTCGCGGTAGAAACCGGAGCCTGGGCGGAGCTGGAAGGGATCCTTCGGGAGATCGAGGCCCTGGCCCGCGAGGTGGAGGAAGGCCAGGCCAGCAACGACTTCTGGTTCTGGTGGTGCCGGGCGATGGGGGCCATCGGCCAGAAACGATGGGACGCCGCCGCGCAGGCCCTCGCCCGGGCCGGGGATCTGGCCCGTGGGCATCCCGAGCGGGTGGGGGCCCTCGCCCAGGCGCAGGCCTGGCAGGCCCGCCGGCAGGGCCAGCCGGAGGAAGCCCTCCGGATCGCCGAGCAGGCCCTGCCGCGCCTGGAAGGGGCCCCCCTTGCCCGAGGCCTGGTGGCCCTGGAGCGGGATTTAGCCGCCTGGGCGCTGGGGCGGGCGGAATCCCACCCGGCCGTGGGAGCCCTGATCGCCGCCCGGGCCGGCGCGGCCTTCCTCCGGCTGCGGGCCCTGCGGGCCCTCCAGGCTTACGCCGCCGGGGATCCCCGCTGGCGCCGCCACCTCCACGCCGCCCTTCGTCAGATCCGGCAGGAGGACCGGCTCTCCGCCCAGGATCCGGAGCTGGGGACCGCCTTCTGGCTGCTTTGTCTGCAGGAGGGGATCCACGAGGCGGAGGCCATCCGGGCGCTGGGCCGTCTAAGGCCCCTTGTGGAACTCGGGGCCTTGCTTCGGCATCCCCGCGAGAACGTGCGTCGGGTCGCAGCCCAAGCCCTGGCCGCCACCGGGGAGGAGGCCGCCATGCCCCTCCTGCAAGACGCCCTCCGCCGGGAGCGCCATCCTCGGGTCCATCAAGCCCTGACCGCGGCGCTGCAGGCCCTCGAATCTCTCCCCCCGCCCCCCTTGGAGATCCGGCTCCTGGGTCGCTTCGAGGTCCGGCGGGGCGGACAACTTCTTCCGGAATCCGTATGGCCCCGGCCCGCTGTCGCCCGCCTCCTGCAATACTTTGCCCTCCACCGGCGTCAGTGGCTCTCCCGGGAGCGCATCCTGGAAGATTTGTGGCCCGAGCGGGATCCCGAAAATGCGGAGGAGATCTTCCGCCGGCTCTTCTCCTGGCTGCACCAGGTCCTGGAGCCGGCCATGCGCTCCAAGGGTCCCTTCCGCTATTTCGCCAGCGCAGGGGAGACTTTGCGCTTCGATCCCCACAACGTTGTGAGGGTAGATGTAGAGCAAATGGAAGCCGAGATCCGCCGGGCCTTGGCGGCGCGCCCAATGCATCGAGAGGCCTGGGCGGCGCTGGCGGCGCGCCTGGAGGAATGGCCTCTGTTGCTGCCCGAGGTGTCGTATGATGCCTGGCTGATCCCCCACCAGGAGCGCTGGCGGTCGCTGCGCACCGAAGCCGCCCAGGCCCTGGCGGAGGACGCGCTGGTCCTCCAGGAGCCCGCGGAGGCCCTCCGCTGGGCGGAGCGCGCCGTCGAAGAGGCCCCCTGGCTGGAGGAAGGCTATCAGGTCCTGATGCGGGCCTGGTCCCGCCTGGGGCAGCGGGCCCGCGCCCTCCGCGTTTACGAGGAGGCAGTGGAAGCCCTCCGGGGGGAGCTCCAAGCCCCTCCCTCCCCCCTCACCCGCTGGCTGGCCGAACGGCTCCGCCGGGGTGAGCCGATTTAA
- a CDS encoding zinc ribbon domain-containing protein, whose protein sequence is MLRAIRWGLVISGLGAIALSVVLEKRVGALGLLGLLALSLALNLWLLPRALGRAFGSWRPRLPRPAPPPGLGATIGERVGETARTLVRALEGPPPTIASEAPVAFRCPTCGRRLARGEARCAGCGQPARFRCPYCAREVDPGWRGCPACGAALPAAWEGR, encoded by the coding sequence ATGTTGCGAGCCATCCGCTGGGGGCTGGTGATCAGCGGGCTGGGGGCCATCGCCCTGTCCGTCGTCCTCGAGAAGCGGGTCGGGGCCCTGGGGCTGCTTGGGCTGCTGGCCCTTTCTCTGGCCCTGAACCTCTGGCTCCTCCCCCGGGCCCTGGGGCGCGCCTTCGGGAGCTGGCGGCCGCGGCTGCCCCGGCCCGCTCCGCCGCCGGGCCTGGGGGCGACGATCGGGGAGCGGGTGGGGGAAACCGCCCGGACCCTCGTCCGGGCCCTGGAGGGGCCGCCGCCGACGATCGCCTCGGAGGCTCCGGTGGCCTTCCGGTGCCCCACCTGCGGCCGTCGGCTGGCGCGAGGGGAAGCCCGATGCGCCGGGTGTGGTCAGCCGGCCCGGTTCCGGTGCCCTTACTGCGCCCGGGAAGTGGACCCCGGTTGGCGGGGCTGCCCCGCCTGCGGGGCCGCCCTCCCTGCCGCCTGGGAGGGGAGGTGA
- a CDS encoding mannose-1-phosphate guanylyltransferase produces the protein MEGEMFAVILAGGSGTRLWPLSRQSRPKQMLRLLGERTMFQLTVDRLLPMFKPEQILVVTGREHVEELMQQAPEIPRENFLVEPVGRNTAPAIGLAALHLRRRDPRARMAVLPADHYIRDEARFRAVLRAAFQVAERGFLVTLGIRPTYPATGFGYIERGELLGRFGGFLAYRVRAFREKPDLATAERFVADGHHSWNSGMFIWRVDRILEEIARHMPELAAGLQELEETLGTPEEAAALGRIWPGMPNTSIDYGVMEKAQEVAVIPAEFGWNDIGSWAALLDILASDDQSNVVLGAEHLGLDTSGSLIFGNGRLVATLGVRDLIIVDTDDVLLVCHRERAQDVRLLVEALKREGRQEYL, from the coding sequence ATGGAGGGGGAGATGTTCGCGGTGATCCTGGCGGGGGGCAGCGGCACCCGGCTGTGGCCGCTGAGCCGGCAGAGCCGCCCCAAGCAGATGCTGCGGCTCCTGGGGGAGCGGACGATGTTCCAGCTGACGGTCGATCGCCTGCTCCCCATGTTCAAGCCGGAGCAGATCCTCGTGGTGACCGGTCGGGAGCACGTCGAAGAGCTCATGCAGCAGGCCCCGGAGATCCCCCGGGAGAACTTCCTGGTGGAGCCGGTGGGCCGCAACACCGCCCCGGCCATCGGGCTGGCGGCCCTGCATCTGCGCCGCCGCGATCCCCGGGCCCGCATGGCGGTGTTGCCCGCGGATCACTACATCCGGGACGAGGCCCGCTTCCGCGCCGTCCTCCGGGCGGCCTTCCAGGTCGCCGAGAGAGGGTTCCTGGTCACCCTGGGCATCCGCCCCACCTATCCGGCCACGGGGTTCGGTTACATCGAACGCGGGGAGCTCCTGGGGCGGTTCGGGGGCTTCCTGGCTTACCGAGTGCGGGCCTTCCGGGAGAAGCCGGACCTGGCCACGGCGGAGCGCTTCGTCGCCGATGGGCACCACTCCTGGAACAGCGGGATGTTCATCTGGCGCGTGGACCGCATCCTGGAGGAAATCGCACGTCACATGCCGGAGCTGGCCGCCGGGCTGCAGGAGCTGGAGGAGACCCTGGGGACGCCGGAGGAGGCGGCGGCCCTGGGCCGAATCTGGCCGGGGATGCCCAACACGAGCATCGATTACGGGGTGATGGAGAAGGCTCAGGAGGTCGCCGTCATCCCCGCCGAGTTCGGCTGGAACGACATCGGCAGCTGGGCCGCCCTGCTCGATATCCTGGCCAGCGACGATCAGAGCAACGTGGTCCTGGGTGCGGAGCACCTGGGGCTGGACACCTCGGGCTCGCTGATCTTCGGTAACGGCCGCCTGGTGGCCACCCTGGGTGTCCGGGATCTGATCATCGTCGACACCGATGATGTCCTCCTGGTCTGCCATCGCGAGCGTGCCCAGGATGTGCGCCTCCTGGTGGAGGCGCTGAAGCGCGAGGGGCGCCAGGAGTATCTGTAA
- a CDS encoding C45 family autoproteolytic acyltransferase/hydolase: MPELFPPAPYRVRMLAGTPREIGAQLGRLDPPFHRPPWWPPPPDPELAEACRRLVARWHPPLIEEYEGYAAAQGMDPRLLWQQVCRTSMRARPFACSAVAVWEPAGAWVGRNYDFRPIQRRRDLVGLRPEGGLASLGMMGSVPGGRYDGVNEAGLFVSLHAVMADEPPPRPGIPFHLIPRILLERCRSAGEAAELALRIPHMLPLNLLVADPYEGFAVEIHPLCAAVRLPENGILTVTNHYEHPALRPYQGRRDLRFSMRRKERLTEHIATGDGPPRERLLRALSDHEAPVCGHRPGFSTLWSVIADLRGRTVEYAFGPPCQTPFHPFPWPSASEWDHPGAPNPGN; the protein is encoded by the coding sequence ATGCCCGAACTGTTCCCCCCGGCGCCTTACCGGGTGCGGATGCTGGCCGGGACCCCGCGGGAGATCGGCGCGCAGCTGGGCCGCCTGGATCCGCCTTTTCATCGCCCGCCCTGGTGGCCGCCGCCTCCGGATCCCGAGCTGGCCGAGGCCTGCCGCCGGCTGGTGGCCCGCTGGCATCCCCCCTTGATCGAGGAATACGAAGGTTACGCCGCCGCCCAGGGGATGGACCCCCGACTCCTCTGGCAGCAGGTCTGCCGGACCTCCATGCGCGCCCGTCCCTTCGCCTGCTCCGCCGTGGCCGTGTGGGAGCCTGCGGGCGCGTGGGTAGGGCGCAATTACGATTTCCGGCCGATCCAGCGCCGGCGGGACCTGGTGGGGCTGCGCCCGGAGGGGGGCCTGGCCTCCCTGGGGATGATGGGCAGCGTCCCCGGTGGCCGTTACGACGGGGTCAACGAGGCCGGCCTCTTCGTCTCCCTGCACGCCGTGATGGCCGACGAGCCGCCTCCCCGGCCCGGGATCCCCTTCCACCTGATCCCCCGCATCCTGCTCGAGCGCTGCCGCTCGGCCGGGGAGGCCGCCGAGCTCGCGCTGCGGATCCCTCATATGCTCCCCCTAAACCTCCTGGTCGCCGATCCCTATGAGGGGTTCGCTGTGGAGATCCATCCGCTCTGCGCGGCGGTGCGCCTCCCAGAGAACGGGATCCTGACGGTGACGAACCACTATGAGCATCCGGCGCTGCGGCCCTATCAGGGCCGTCGGGATCTGCGGTTCTCCATGCGGCGGAAGGAACGGCTAACGGAACACATCGCAACCGGGGATGGCCCGCCCCGGGAGCGCCTCCTCAGGGCTTTAAGCGATCACGAGGCACCCGTCTGCGGGCATCGCCCCGGGTTCTCTACCCTCTGGTCTGTGATCGCGGACCTCCGGGGGCGCACCGTCGAATACGCCTTCGGACCGCCCTGTCAGACTCCCTTCCATCCCTTCCCATGGCCTTCCGCCTCTGAATGGGATCATCCAGGCGCGCCCAATCCGGGAAACTGA
- a CDS encoding WD40 repeat domain-containing protein: MRGRTVLIGGLTLAFVALCACAVLGGGFLAYRFLPRLLSPTPTSEIRTPTARPPASPTSLPRPTATATLPSPPDGEAPALPLRVAIPVEGVVAIAPAPDGRLSLFTANGQTGFLDPRTGEIAEGPTAPSRVEELVFSPDGEAFALRTASEIRLWDIPGARTRFTLALEEEVRRIAFSPQGTLLLVGGTDTLSGYFVETGRRAFAFDLYDAADQFVMTPDERLIFQMTDRASDLEVWDAYTGEWWGSLEFEPLTAIALSPDGRLLVAAENEMRPMEEGYEAPFPARIALWAITIRPEQQEVELRLAQELDLVPELEYGKFPLPLKALAFTPDGRRIVGLADWVGEGDTNGRLYVWDAGSGRMIGRAILPPRPLRIALMEEGRSMAILIGYMTGVEVRIYEIPGR; encoded by the coding sequence ATGCGGGGACGCACGGTTCTGATCGGCGGTCTAACGCTGGCCTTCGTCGCCCTGTGCGCCTGCGCCGTTCTGGGCGGCGGGTTCCTGGCTTACCGGTTCCTGCCGCGCCTGCTCTCGCCTACTCCGACTTCGGAGATCCGAACGCCCACGGCGCGCCCGCCGGCCTCCCCCACTTCCCTCCCGAGGCCAACGGCCACGGCCACGCTGCCCTCCCCGCCGGATGGGGAGGCCCCTGCCCTGCCGCTCCGGGTGGCCATCCCGGTGGAGGGGGTCGTCGCCATCGCCCCGGCCCCCGATGGACGTCTATCGCTGTTTACGGCAAACGGCCAGACCGGGTTTCTGGATCCCCGGACCGGGGAGATTGCGGAGGGGCCCACCGCCCCGTCGAGGGTGGAGGAGCTGGTCTTCTCCCCGGACGGCGAGGCCTTCGCCCTGCGGACTGCCTCCGAGATCCGCCTGTGGGATATCCCCGGGGCGCGGACCCGTTTCACGTTGGCGTTAGAGGAGGAGGTGCGCCGCATCGCCTTCTCCCCCCAGGGCACCCTGTTGCTGGTCGGGGGCACGGACACCTTGAGCGGCTACTTCGTGGAGACGGGGCGGCGGGCCTTCGCCTTCGATCTCTATGACGCGGCGGATCAGTTCGTCATGACGCCTGACGAGCGGCTGATCTTCCAGATGACCGATCGGGCCTCTGACCTCGAGGTGTGGGACGCTTACACGGGGGAGTGGTGGGGCTCCCTCGAGTTCGAACCCCTCACCGCCATCGCCCTCTCGCCGGACGGCCGGCTGCTCGTCGCGGCGGAGAACGAGATGCGCCCGATGGAGGAAGGCTACGAGGCGCCTTTCCCGGCCCGCATCGCCCTCTGGGCGATCACCATCCGGCCCGAGCAGCAGGAGGTGGAGCTGCGCCTCGCTCAGGAACTCGACTTGGTCCCCGAACTCGAGTATGGGAAGTTCCCCCTCCCCTTGAAAGCGCTGGCCTTCACCCCGGACGGCCGGCGGATCGTCGGGCTGGCGGACTGGGTGGGGGAGGGGGACACGAACGGCCGGCTCTACGTCTGGGACGCCGGGAGCGGGCGGATGATCGGACGGGCGATCCTCCCGCCGCGCCCCTTACGGATCGCCTTAATGGAGGAGGGGCGGTCGATGGCCATCCTCATCGGCTATATGACGGGCGTTGAGGTTCGCATCTACGAGATCCCGGGGCGTTGA
- a CDS encoding zinc ribbon domain-containing protein, whose translation MPDQRVFHAPSLDMGRLVQSLADWYRAQKFDVQVLDLPQGGVVIQARQDETWRNLLGVSSALNVALRRQGDSLQVEIGAGKWVDKAVAAGAGLFLLWPLLFTAAYGAWQQSKLPQRTFEFIQYFIATGAALPADTAAWVAGRYAEAQRYVSAVQATTAPASSGGEAAPSGPYRFCPQCGAELPPGARFCPACGAKIGG comes from the coding sequence ATGCCCGATCAGCGCGTGTTCCACGCTCCGAGCCTGGATATGGGCCGGCTGGTGCAGAGCCTGGCCGACTGGTATCGGGCCCAGAAGTTCGATGTGCAGGTGCTGGATCTCCCCCAGGGCGGGGTGGTGATCCAGGCCCGCCAGGACGAAACATGGCGAAACCTGCTGGGAGTCTCCTCGGCCCTCAATGTGGCCCTCCGCCGGCAGGGGGACAGCCTGCAGGTGGAGATCGGGGCCGGCAAGTGGGTGGACAAGGCGGTGGCGGCGGGGGCGGGGCTCTTCCTCCTCTGGCCCTTGCTGTTCACGGCCGCCTACGGGGCCTGGCAGCAGAGCAAGCTGCCCCAGCGAACCTTCGAGTTCATCCAGTATTTCATCGCCACCGGGGCGGCGCTGCCGGCGGACACGGCCGCCTGGGTGGCCGGCCGCTATGCGGAGGCCCAGCGGTATGTGAGCGCCGTCCAGGCCACGACGGCCCCGGCTTCATCGGGCGGGGAGGCGGCCCCCAGCGGCCCCTATCGATTCTGCCCCCAGTGCGGCGCGGAGCTCCCTCCCGGGGCCCGCTTCTGCCCCGCCTGCGGGGCAAAGATCGGTGGATAA